In Pseudorasbora parva isolate DD20220531a chromosome 9, ASM2467924v1, whole genome shotgun sequence, the following proteins share a genomic window:
- the c9h7orf25 gene encoding UPF0415 protein C7orf25 homolog, translating to MATYNTLQDRIRVAKELLEQVNKICSRQGREVEGRAKLCSKLRAELKFLQKVEAGKVVIKESHLQSTNLTHLRAIVESAENLENVVSVLHVFTYEGPDGQKQTLVVDVVANGGHTWVKAIGRKAEALHNIWQGRGQYGDKSVIRQAEDFLEASQQQPVQYSNPHIIFAFYNGVSSPMADKLKEMGISVRGDIVAVNTMIECEEEDGEEEEDDSEDKHGGVEEGQEGENVFLVEEEEDADDDCDSDSDDTDLMHTRVDRDTIVASLAFPTEVKVDVCNRVNLDITTLITYVSSLSHGNCHFTFKEVVLTEQAAQERQEKVLPRLEEFMKGKELFACHSAVEDFRVILDTLGGPGEKSRAEELLARLKVVPDQPSERTNRLVASSKVNRRSLMIFGTGDTLRAITMTANSGFVRAAANQGVRYSVFIHQPRALTEGKEWRATPI from the coding sequence ATGGCTACTTACAACACACTGCAGGACAGGATCAGAGTAGCCAAAGAGCTGCTTGAGCAAGTGAACAAGATTTGCAGTCGACAAGGCCGTGAGGTCGAGGGACGTGCTAAACTGTGCAGCAAGCTCCGCGCTGAGCTCAAGTTCCTACAGAAGGTGGAGGCCGGCAAGGTTGTGATCAAGGAGTCTCACCTGCAAAGTACCAATCTCACTCATCTGAGGGCCATCGTCGAGTCAGCCGAGAATCTAGAAAATGTGGTGAGCGTCCTGCACGTGTTCACCTATGAGGGGCCTGATGGACAGAAGCAGACGTTGGTAGTCGACGTGGTGGCAAACGGGGGACACACTTGGGTGAAAGCCATCGGGCGCAAGGCGGAGGCACTGCACAACATCTGGCAAGGCCGTGGCCAGTATGGGGATAAAAGTGTGATCCGGCAAGCCGAAGATTTCCTTGAGGCCAGTCAGCAGCAACCTGTGCAGTACAGCAACCCGCATATTATATTTGCGTTCTACAATGGGGTATCCAGCCCTATGGCAGACAAGCTCAAAGAGATGGGCATATCTGTGAGAGGTGACATTGTTGCTGTTAACACAATgattgaatgtgaagaggaggatggagaggaggaggaggatgacaGTGAAGACAAACATGGTGGTGTGGAGGAGGGCCAGGAaggagaaaatgtatttttggttGAGGAAGAAGAGGACGCCGATGATGACTGCGACAGTGACAGTGACGATACAGACCTCATGCACACCCGTGTTGATCGAGACACCATTGTGGCCAGTCTCGCCTTCCCCACTGAGGTGAAGGTAGATGTGTGCAACAGGGTGAACCTTGACATCACCACTCTGATAACGTACGTGTCCTCCCTCAGCCATGGCAACTGTCACTTCACTTTTAAAGAGGTGGTGCTGACAGAGCAGGCCGCACAGGAACGGCAAGAGAAGGTCCTGCCTCGGCTGGAGGAGTTCATGAAGGGAAAGGAGCTGTTTGCTTGTCATTCTGCGGTTGAAGATTTCCGAGTGATCCTGGATACGTTAGGAGGCCCGGGAGAAAAATCCAGAGCTGAGGAGCTGCTAGCTAGGCTCAAAGTGGTTCCGGATCAGCCGTCCGAGCGAACCAACCGCTTAGTTGCCAGCTCAAAAGTGAACCGTAGGTCACTGATGATCTTTGGGACAGGGGACACACTGCGGGCCATCACTATGACTGCGAATAGCGGATTTGTTCGCGCTGCTGCTAACCAAGGTGTGCGATACAGCGTGTTCATCCACCAACCTCGCGCACTTACCGAGGGGAAAGAATGGAGAGCAACTCCGATATGA
- the ralab gene encoding v-ral simian leukemia viral oncogene homolog Ab (ras related) codes for MAANRNALALHKVIMVGSGGVGKSALTLQFMYDEFVEDYEPTKADSYRKKVVLDGEEVQIDILDTAGQEDYAAIRDNYFRSGEGFLCVFSITESESFAATADFREQILRVKEEENVPFLLVGNKSDLEDRRQVGVEEAKARAEQWAVGYVETSAKTRANVDKVFFDLMREIRARKMEDGKEKNGKKKRKSLAKRIRERCCIL; via the exons ATGGCTGCTAACAGGAACGCTTTGGCCCTTCACAAAGTGATAATGGTGGGGAGTGGCGGCGTGGGCAAGTCAGCACTAACACTGCAATTCATGTATGATGAG TTTGTGGAAGACTATGAGCCCACTAAAGCGGACAGCTACAGAAAAAAAGTGGTTCTGGATGGAGAGGAAGTCCAAATCGACATCCTCGACACGGCAGGACAGGAGGACTACGCTGCCATTCGGGACAACTATTTCCGCAGCGGAGAGGGATTTCTATGCGTGTTCTCCATTACAGAATCTGAATCCTTTGCTGCAACTGCTGATTTCAG AGAACAGATACTTCGGGTGAAGGAAGAGGAGAACGTACCTTTCCTGCTGGTGGGAAATAAGTCGGACTTGGAGGACCGACGGCAAGTCGGGGTGGAGGAGGCCAAGGCCAGAGCAGAGCAGTGGGCAGTCGGCTATGTCGAGACTTCTGCCAAAACCCGTGCCAACGTAGATAAG GTGTTTTTTGATCTCATGCGTGAGATCAGagccagaaaaatggaagaTGGCAAAGAGAAAAATGGAAAAAAGAAGAGGAAAAGTTTGGCAAAGAGAATTCGAGAAAGATGTTGTATTTTATAA